AGATTAATctttatgaaatattttgtcAAGACGATATATCACGTGCTGTGCGTGTTATCTGCATTTCACACAACAATGCTGCTCtcaatgtttaatattttactaATTCCCTGATAATTGGCCAATTCTCTACATTAACTACATAAAACCTGACCTCTCTGTTATCATCAATATAAATGTCTGAGACTTATGCAACAAaagggaaaatgtttttttcccctccctaAATTAGTCTCTTATTTGTTTCCAAATAAGCACACACTTGGCATAAATTATTCCACTTTAAGGTATTTTTCCACAGCTGACCTGGTATAATATCCAGTCTATATCTGCGCATAAGTAAATCGCACTGTGAGGCCAGTCTGAGCAGATGACAAGTGTTTAAGCACCAtagaaaatatttgtttgtagtaaaatcaaagcagctgtttgcagagTTGATCGCTCAAGTCAAACTTTGCTTCCTGCTCGGTCACCGTTTGCCTCGCTTCTATAATAACCTCCCTGCGCCACCTTGTGGAAGAGCAAAGACATGACACTGCCCCTTCTCCTGGTGTAGTTTTACAATTGTAGCTGTACCATTAATATGACCAATTCCTATTCTACATGTCTGTTTAGTTAAGGTTTTAATAGCTCAGTTGAACGGAATAAAATTTGTGGtttaaagttcatttttgattttgaaacagatgacaaaataatctcacctCAAGGTCAGTTTAATGTCACATCAGTTTTTATGCAGTTGTACATGTTTGTTCTCGTCCACATTGGCTTGAAGTAAAGTCTGTTTGGAGCTTGTGTCCATTCTTTAGGTTTTGCATTACAGTTTGATGCAGTACTGTACAATTTGTTCTATTATATCCTTTCAACCCAGACACTTCGTCAGGACTCCAATCTTCGATAATTTTGAGATTGGTGACAAAGTGCTTGCAGATGACAGGAATGGCAAAGAAAAGGgtactgcactgtgtgtgcagttgcTGGCACATTCTATCCTTAACTTGAACTATGGCAGAGCTATTATAAACAATCGAACAGAGTTTGCATCAGTCAGTATTGAAATGGTAAGGTTGTAAGGTTGAAACAGTCACGAGGTTGTTTTATGCTGGCTGTGTCCTTTATGTTCAATGTTTTAACAGcagaaaaggctttttttttttttttttttttttttttggaggtgAGTTGCACAGGTTTTGAGGGATTTGTTCGTCACTCAGGTTATGACCAACCAAACCTTTGTAGATGTTGTTTCATACGTTGGATATGCATTCAAACCAAGCGTTTCCCAATTAGCGGTGAGGTTTGCAGAAAAACTCTTTCGTATCTGCAGTTATCAGCACCTGTGTGGAATGAGCTGCTATTGCTACCATTAATAGAAACCAACGCATCAGTCTATAATAAATTCTAGTAGTGATAAGGCCAGAAAATAAGTCCAACAGTGTTGGAGCAGTCAGTGTTTAAATCATTGGTATTGTGACGATGATGACGTATGAAatacactatgtgtgtgtgtgtgtgtatgtgtgtgtgtgtgcatgtattcaccagaagtgaaagtaaaacaggaaaacaataaCTTTAACACACTAAATTAGGAGTAAATTGTAAAAACAACGTCATTAGCATTAGAGTCTACCGTGTATATTATTTTCTTATCATTCTCTCATTATTAAATTATTGCCTTCATTAATTGAACTAAGTGAAGACAAGTTTTAAAAGAAATCGGTAACAGTTTGCTTGGATTAAATCAAACTTCGCAATTTTAATTCTTAATTTCTTCACAACGCAGCTCAACATTAAGAATTACATCGATATGTGTATCAAGgcaagtctttttttaaatagcaattttgtttttattgtcaaaGCTAAACAAGACTCAGAACCAGTAAccaaaatttgaatttgaaagaTTTCAGCAGTCACAATTATTTATAATTTACTAACTACACGAATATAAAGGgattagatgaaaaaaaaaataaagtacatACTGTAGTGTTTTAAAGAGTATGTTGGTGTTTTATTAAGGTTCATCTGTAGATAAAGAGCTTTTGTACCTGCGCGGATCTCTATGTGGAAAGCGTCCAGggacaactttggttgtgatttggtgctatataaaactgaattgaactgaactgaactgttcACTGGCATAAATAAGAAAAGGTGGAAAACCTGCAGTGAATTTCAAACACTACGACAGAAATCTGACCTAAGAGTCCTAGTTTTTGTTGCTTGATGTCACACAATGAGTCCATTCAACAAACACGCAGTCAACAACAGGTCACTATCCAGAATAATGTTTATTGCTTTTGAAGATAttaatctttttcttcttttttgcactttccattttcctctttacagtaaaacaaagaGAGATGACAGGTAAAACCACTGCATTGTCATTTTTggatgtgtacacacacatacacacacaaaggaaacagtATTTACAGCTGTTAGTTAGTGTACTCCACATGGAGGTGACTGGAGGCCTTTCCTGTAGCAACTCAACAAACATAGAGCTTTACATTAACTTTACAATAGAGCTTTCACAACTAATCGTATACCGCCACTGCTTGACAAACCATAGGCTATAAAGGCTATGAAGCTGTACAATATGCTTTAGTGTTCACTCTGTGCTGAGAAACTGGAGAAAGAAAGTCGTTTCAGTAGATCTGGTGGAGCAAAGATAAACAGGTTTTGAATATTTCCCCCCTCCCCACTGTTTAATGTCCTCAAGCAAACCCaactgctctgctgctggcatGGACAAAAAGCACTGattgaaaaataatcaaaacagATTTTAGGGGGaggatttaaaaaagaaaatgcaaagacCAATATTATTCACATTAGACTAATTACAGTACAGTTACACTGGGTGAATGCTAACTATAAAAATAAGTCTACCGGCATATTTTTGAACCCAAAGGGTTTGTACGTTGGGCATCTGGCAAAAATGACCAAAGGGCACAATTAATTGGAGTTGAGAAAATCAGAGACAATTCCCAGTGTGAACTCTGTCCTCATCATAGAAAAACATCTTCAGAGTGCAGGTCTTCTGCCATTAATAATTTAAACTTTGATACACCTAGGCTTATAATTTTTCCAACATGTTTAAATACTGAATTAAATCACAACAATACAGCTAAATCTTATCATAGGgaataataattaaatgtaatgtacaccataataaaatatatacacaGAAATATTCATACAAATTTTTAGATTGGtccagctctgctctctttttctttccttttagaAAATGTGCTGGAAATACTTGAACCAcaggacaaaataaatatcCACAGACAAGCACAGTAAACACTATAAGAAATATggaattaaatatttaaattaacCCGCAAGAAACAACATCATATGAAAGTAAGTGCAACAGAAAATGAGGGGCAACAATTTTACTCACACGATTACGGAGTTGAGATGATTTCACTGAAGGTGAGGAGATGTTGGCTGAAAAgaccactaggtggcagtaTTTGACTATGTCTCAAAAGTCATAGTAATTATATATATAGTCCAAATCTCAAGAATTACAGGACAAATCTGTAAAATTGGATCGATCTGAGCATTAtttgttgttctgttctgttagTATAGGGAtgttgtttgttaatgtttgtcAAGGCAGGCATTGCTGCGTTGTAATTTACCACCTCACTGCCTTCCATCATAGCTCGGCTGCAGACAGCAAATTGTAGAGTACTGCTGGCAACGCGTAAAACAAGTCTAGAAACCATGGAGCGATCATTTGGTGTGAGAGATCAAAACAGAAAGGACAACATGGTGATACAGACAGCCCATACCCTAAAAAGTGAACGCTCCATATATTCTAAAAATGGACAAGTCAGTAGTGTAATGGACTGTAGGCAAGTTAAAAAACTTACACAGCAAACAGGGAAACAGTAATTTTAGAAGTAAAGAACATAACTGCCTTTCTTGGAGAGAAAGTATCTATCAAGAGTGATCGGGGAGTTGACAATTTAAAGCAGAAAAGTGTCTCcgaggaaagaaaggagagaaaaagagagtgatCAGAGCTCAGACTGGCAAGATAGTGGACGCAGGAGAGAATGTATTAGCTGTGGATCATTTTGAgagtctctgtctccctgtgtcTTTCATGCAGAGCCATAGAGGGGGAAAGTGACGGAGGCAGGGACGGGGGCGGAGGAGTGATGGGCATCAGGCTCTTCAGAGGATGTGGGGACGCTGgcggggggagagaggagatgggtGGCAGCAGGTTCCCCTTCTTTCCATCCAGCGCTATCTGCGATCGGTTCGCCAGGCCGGATTCCTTCCCGATGCCGAACTCGTGCTCGTTTTCGTTGTCCGAGCTGCAGTCGCTCAGATCTGTGATTTCCAGGTCTGAGTCTGACTCCGGGTCCTGCttcacccctcctctcctctccgtgGGGCTCTGCTGGCCCGTGCCAGTCCCGGGTCCCAGGCCGACCGCTCCCAGGCCCAGACTCAGGCCCGTGCCTGGAGGATTGACCTCCACCCTTTCCCTTTCCCCCAATGACACCCCGATGTCCGTCCGACCTATTGAGGGGCTCCCCGGGTAGGGTGGCAGGCAGAGTCTGACTGGCTGACCACCCGCCGTGCCGTTTGTCCCTCCGGTTTGCCCTGCTGCTCCCCTCTCACCCGCACCTGCATCTCCTggagggagcagggaggagaaggggTGAGGCAGCTGGGAAAGGCTGCTCTGCAAAGGGTTGGGGTAAAACTGGGAGGGGTAGAGGGAGCCAGGGGGCAGTTTGGGGCAGTTATTGAGAGAGAAGGCCCCTGGGAGATAGGGGTTGAAGCCCCAGGGGTAGTCAAAGGGTGGGTTGCGGGGATACGGGCCCAGCAGGGACGGGGGTTTGGAGTAGCACGGGGCACCTAGGATAGAGGAAAATCCAGGAATAGAGGTTAGCTCTCAGATGGGCCAAAGGTTTCTTGACATACAACATCCAAGAATGTTCACTAATTATGCTCAACGGTATTAGCAATTCTAATCAGAAGCCACAGGGGCCAATTCTGGTACGGTTGCTTTCAACAAAAACCTGATGGTTCATTTATGCATGCCAGTACTGTGCAGCACACCCACTCCACACTGCCGAAAACCAGATGTGAACACAAAGATTCTGCTCTGCAGCGAACCCTCCAAATGGCTTTCTGCGTGCTAAAAGGGAAATATTTGGAGACGCGCTGCCTCTCTTCTGGCTGCTCATGATCACAGTGGTGACAGTCACCTTGTTGAGACGTCTAGCTGAGAGATATTAAGAATTcataagggttagggttagggttaaccCTAACAACCGAGTCTGCACACTTCCAGAGGTTAAgtgactgacagagaggaaacttgCGAAGTGTCGATCTCTTGTCCCCGCCGATGTTTTGACATGTCACCGCATCATTTCAGATTAACCAAAAACCTTCAGCAAATTAAATATTGCACCGTATTTGAATTCAGTTCCTTGCGAGCCTCACTTGATAACAGAGAAAGGGGGTAAATTCGAGGTGATGCTAGAATTCAAttttaatgaacaaacaaaagcattGCCTCTCGACCGACGGTACTTCCTTCCAACTGACAGCCAACTGAAAGATTCTCTCGCTCTGCTgcaccctccacctctctcagtcttcctcactctcttcttcactccctctctttcactctgttaTTTACTATGCAGGGCTAATTTGACAGTGGTGAAGTCTCTGCGTGCTGGGCCAGGAGTAGCTGGCAGACACATGAATATTGAATCAGTCAGGCAGGCCTCACTTGCTTATGAAAACACAGTAATGGGCGCCCACAGGCCACAAACTGAAGCCTGCACCCTCAATTAGGGCCTTCCTGCCTGGGAAGGGATTAGGACAGCGGGGACAcatgggagggagaggagggtgagaaGGGAAGAAGGGGGGAATAGGACCTGAGGACAAACAGAgtggggaggtgggggggcagGTTGTGTGATGAggagtacgtgtgtgtgtgtgtgaatacatcTGTTCACATACgctgcctctccagctctgcacgCATTCTGATGCACGTATAGTGTGTGCTGCAGTACAAACAAAGGCAGATGCACGTACGCCGTCAAGCAAACATACACAAATCGGCGCTGCGTTTGTTGGcggcgagaaaaaaaaaaaaaaaaagaggacaaataCGCAGAATCACACTGAAAAGGTGGATGATTTCACTAGCCATCAACTTGTTCCTTACCAGCGCGGATATGCATAATTCACAAGCCAACCTGGCCTCTCTCACCTGAAGCACAGCCTCACTGCGGGCTGCGATGGGACAGCCATCTCTCTTATTTCCTTTAACAATAAATGTTCATGCCTCCCCATATCCTCATTCCTCTCCCTGCACTCCTCTTTTCCTCtaccttctcttcctcctcttgtctaAGCAGgtcttcttgttttctgtgtatACACTGCCTATGTGCCTCATACACCTTCTAtacaagctgtttttttcctgaagaAGAAGGCTTTGTCTCGAGGATACTGAAAGATTCCTATTTTTGCATCGACACACAGAGTTTTGGGTTAACTTTTCCACTTCTATTAGCTCACCTGAACTGAGGAAGGGGAACGTGTCCAGTCTCAGCTTGTCTCCTTCGGGTCCCGGTGCCGTGGTCCCTCGATCAAACAGGGATGTTCCCCTGCCGGAGTCTGGCAAACGAGGAAACAGGGACTGTATGGCCTGAGTTACAAAGAGGGGGAGAACACAAGAGAGTggaaaaaagattaaaattaGTTTGTGTACTTCCTCAACAGAGCACACATATTCCTACAAATCCGCCCATATGGTGCTGCTGCGTTATGCAGGGTGAAGTCGTACATTGACAGCAGCACCCTGCAGAGTGTGATGCAAACAGTGACAGAGTCGCAGCAAGGACAGGATAAAAAGGGGCGTCGTGGGACTCggggtaaaaaaaaagggaggtAGGAGGACGCAGAGGCTCAGAGACTCAAAGGCAGGAAGAGTACAGAGTCAAACGGAGACCAGCTATTAAGGTTGTGGTtacgaggagagagagggattgTGGGCCAGTTTGTGTGGAGGGACACAGGACGAACAGGACCGAGATCTGAGAGAATCACATCCATTAAGGATACAGGGCAGCTGTGCGcgtgtgtcggtgtgtgtgtgtgtttttttctttttctgtgtaaaatacatgaaggagaagaaggcaAGGTAAAATAAATGGAACAGTTGAATCTCAGGAATCAAGGGGACAAAGgggggatttttttcccctagCAGGACTTTGGATCAATAGTATCTGTCACCCCGCAGCCCCAAGTTTGAAAGGCGAGACTGTACTCCCATGCTGCGAGATCTGCGTTGCTTAACAAACCGCATTAATGACCCGCCATTGATCTGATCTGACACGACCCCTTTGCTTtctatttctttcattttcaatcgATGACAGATGGATACGCCATCGGAGACGGGGATGAGAGAAGGAGGGGataatgtcttcttttgttttaagGACAAGTTAAAACCGTCTCCCCGCCACGGTCTCCTTCAGAGTCTGCGTCTCCTTATCCCATCTTAAGGATAGCGCAGACAAATGACGGATGATTGTCTCTTACTGTACTTTCAAGTTAACGTGCACTTTCTAGGACATTAGTTGCTTGAAATAAAATTATCCAAACACTGGCACTCACGTCCACATTAAAAACTACACTCATATCCATAATGTATTGTAGAAATTAAAACATTGaaattgctttttcttttcatctcatcACTTTAATAAAGCCGCAAGTAAAGTTACCGTGATTTTTGAACTAAATTAGGACATTTTTGTTCATGCTTGcctcttgctgtgtgtgtgtacaatttATCTCCGTGAAAATTTTACAATCTCTCGGGGCAAATAATAAGTATTCTATTACTATCACCATTAGAGAGTGAATAAAAGATAGACAGCATGAATACCACCCATTCCCTTGTAAAAAGCGAATGCACAGCAGGGGCCTGAGAAACAGAACAGCAAAATCACTAGAGTGAAATGGATTTCAGTTACCTGAATTAAATCAGTATTAATAAAAAATTAAGGAGTGGAGCACTGTGTCCTGctatttttccctcttttttatttgtccagcTTTCTCTTATAAATTTCCAGTGTATTATTTATTACACGCTACAGAGACCGTAAAATCCGTACAGTCAAGGAGTTAAATCGAATATGATTATAATTTAGATTTCCCTCTGTTAGAGTCTCTTTTCTCAAATGTGTCCAACTGTAAATTTCTGTTAATTTCCTATATGATTGGCATTTAATTATCTGCATACTTATGTTACAGAATACATCCCTCTACCAGTCCCACCCTCTCCCAGTCCCTCCATCCTACCCTTCGTACCTCTGGGCTGCAGTCTGGTGCGGTGGAGCCCCCGTTGAAGTGGTTCTGGGCCAGAAAGAAGGGAGAGTTGGCCATGTCCAGGATAGGGTAGTTGACCAGCACCACCTTACTGAAGTTAAACTTGTAGGTGAAACGCTTCCCTTTGGTTTTGTGCAAAATGCGCTTGTTGTAGTAATACCtgcaaaggaggaggagaggatatcgaagggatggagagagggaaaaaaggaaaaaggaagaggaaaaggaaaagaggagggaaggattAATATAATGCTCACATCAAGGTTTTTTGTTTCATCGCTAACAGAAAAGAATAAGTAAACAACCTCAGTGCTGTAGGGCGAGAGCTATGCTGATTTCccactgtttttattcatctcctccttcctcaAATCAATTCATGTCTGACTGCCTTGATTCAATACAACACGATCCTTTAAAGGGAAATTTTATTCAGCTGTTaacagacaaaaagtcaaaaagctGAGTCCCTTTGAGCTTCAGTGGTCCTTAACACACAGTGAAcattacaacaaaaacaacaaaacaaaatagccCTTTTATCATGCAATAAGATTTACAGtttgcatatatatacacacacacacgaacacacacacacacgaacacacacacacacacacacacacacacacacacacacatatataaatatatataaatagatatataaaatactgaaatatttggTGTCTTAAAAATGGGCTCCTGTGGTATAAGTATGTTTCTACTAAGCaaacaaattgattttattcAGATAAACACAAATTTGTTGTGGTTAAAATGAGAATGATTCACTACATTTTAGGATGGATGTGGTATTTAATCTGGACTCATTAGAAGCAGTCTGGACTCTGAAAAATGATATCCAGCCCAGGTGATGTGCAAATGGTAAATGACACTGAGAAGCTGTCACTGTTTCCCACAGCAAAGCACATTTACAAAGAGGTGGGACAACAAGGGCAGTCTCCATGGTAACGACCTCAGGTGTCTCCCGCTGGGCATGTCACGCAGCTTCCTGTGCCACCCACTGAGGTGTCACAATGTACAGTCTGCCAGGATGCCGGGTTGATCAGCAGTAAAGGCAAAACATGGAGCCATCTGGCTCAGGTAAAGGAGCTGAGTGCCCAGGTGGGGGAGCATGAGGGGTTGGGGGGGTTGGCAGAGTGAGATGCCGCACACTCCCTGCAGGAGTGTTATCGCGAGATAGAAGTTTAAAGCTCAGACGCCATTTCTTTGAGCACTTAGATTTCTATAAACTAACCACGGTAAGTGCACCAAATACAGAATGCATTAGGCAACCTCAGCATTAAATACTGGTGAGCAACGCCTCATTATGCAGCCGCACTAtatcaacaaacacagcagcatgtaagTATCAGCATGTAGCCACAGTGGCTGCGCCCAGTGCAATGATGTGAACGTGTTTTGCTTTGCGTGGCAATTGTGCCGTGGCCCTTAATTGAGCAATTAAGTGAGGCTAATTAAGAAGGCTAATTGTGGCCCCAGCCAATTCATAACAATTAGACTCTGACGACAGCCCCCATTAACAAGAGGCCAAAGgaaagcagagggaggggggtgggcTTGGGGAGCAAGTCGGGGTAGTGTGTATTTGCataagaaaactgtgtgtgcggTTGGGGGTGTAAACTGCTGAAGGTGTGGAGTGTGAACAGTATTGTTCTAATCACCGCCGGCGAGTCCGAGCAGTTCTCCACTCTTAAGAAGAAGTCCAAGCAATTTCACACTGGGGCTTAATTTTGAAATCCCTATTGAATTTTTTATTTGGCAGCTCAATGGTGAACTTTCCATTAGGATGTCCACAGATAAGGAGAAATTGAGGGTATTGACGTTCCCCAGGAAAAGCCCCACCTTTATCTTTCCATTAAACCAACATGAAAAAGAGAGACGCAAGTGAGGATTCAGTCAAACAAGAGTAAACAATTTATGTAAACCGTTGTGTGATAAACATCTTGACTTATCTGATACCAGCATTGCTTGACATTCAACACATCATGTAAACACAAACCTCAGTGCCCGGCTCAGCTTGTCATAGTTCATGTGGGGTTTGCACTTCCTTATCCCCCACAGCCGAGCCACCTCGTCTGGATCCTTGATGACGAACTCTCCGTAGTCCCCCTGCCAGGCGATCACCCCCTGATACTCCTCCTTCTGCAACAGCTCCAGGATGAAGTGCCACAGCTGGATCTGTCTCGACCCGGGGCTCGACTCGGGCTTGTAGGCCCAGTCCGGGAAGGCGAACCCTGGTCAGAGGGgaacaggaaagagaggaggatgaggttAGGGCCTGCCATTTGTCCCGCTGCTTGCTGAGGGGGGATCGCTGTCTGAATGACTGATGAGTGATGGAGGTGAGGGATGATGTGTTTAATATCACAGCACGTGCCTTGAGCAATGTTAGTCTGCGCTAATGCCCTCTAGCCTCAACAGATTGGTCAGTGGGATGATGACAGCTCGCTGGGAGAGATCTGATTGATGCTGCTCAGGCCTGAATTCTAAAAGCCGACTGTATGCACATCAGAGATGGAGTTAAGGAGCTTTTTGAGTCATGCTGAAGTGAATTTGGCACTAACTAGCCTCATAAAAACATTAGATATACAACCAATTACTACCAGAGACAGAATTTGTTTACCAATGTGCGTGCGTATGGTTAATTTTGAGATGAATTTTAACATGTTTCGCtgtgattttgatgatgatggttaCGTTTTATCATAACtgaatttgcttgttttggctGTCTAGTTACACTCAATTTTACGCACATG
Above is a window of Chelmon rostratus isolate fCheRos1 chromosome 8, fCheRos1.pri, whole genome shotgun sequence DNA encoding:
- the erfl1 gene encoding ETS domain-containing transcription factor ERF-like, encoding MDCNCVSDLLLPPVPALWTPGFAFPDWAYKPESSPGSRQIQLWHFILELLQKEEYQGVIAWQGDYGEFVIKDPDEVARLWGIRKCKPHMNYDKLSRALRYYYNKRILHKTKGKRFTYKFNFSKVVLVNYPILDMANSPFFLAQNHFNGGSTAPDCSPEVRRAIQSLFPRLPDSGRGTSLFDRGTTAPGPEGDKLRLDTFPFLSSGAPCYSKPPSLLGPYPRNPPFDYPWGFNPYLPGAFSLNNCPKLPPGSLYPSQFYPNPLQSSLSQLPHPFSSLLPPGDAGAGERGAAGQTGGTNGTAGGQPVRLCLPPYPGSPSIGRTDIGVSLGERERVEVNPPGTGLSLGLGAVGLGPGTGTGQQSPTERRGGVKQDPESDSDLEITDLSDCSSDNENEHEFGIGKESGLANRSQIALDGKKGNLLPPISSLPPPASPHPLKSLMPITPPPPSLPPSLSPSMALHERHRETETLKMIHS